In a single window of the Nodularia spumigena CCY9414 genome:
- a CDS encoding alpha-amylase family glycosyl hydrolase, which yields MLRSIDSGEVYNTFNELKNKALRNEPKCVQVGDELKEIPSPFPSPKDWRDVWIYFIMVDRFNNPSCEPKSAWNAFDGDSFLGEKGLVFQGGTFEGIRQQLDYLQKLGVGAIWLTPPFKNCQYKPTYHGYGIQDFLQIDPRFATNKENPEEELQALIDEAHARGIYVIFDIVLNHVGNVFSYFIDSKDVKSPQFIDEPNNPYNINWHDKEGKPQWMNAPVDEFSNLDSNAAVWPQELCKNEFFRRRGTRGDTEKGGDFSDLRELITDIPEVRNILIRIHQYLIAQFDIDGFRIDTLRFIEPEFARIFGNAMHEFALSIGKKNLFSFGEIWAEENNTEEKIRHFIGRNATEPGDLLGIDAALDFPLFFQLPHALKGAKAPKAVVDVYERRKESLRGIISSHGDVSKFLVTFLDNHDLKSRFYYSDPENPQKFDDQVTLAITCLFALQGIPCIYYGTEQGLNGSVPDNTDFGDLVVRQALWGKPEGGFNRDHSFYKAIAEVSEYRKTHPALRYGRQYFRPISGDRINYGISPYNSGVLAFSRILNETEVVVVANTNTELTQSVYVIVDDNLHSENPTFKILFSNKSRDNSIQPKKVEEQHGVNITEVNGHKNYGPVRVMKVTLQPMEVQILVK from the coding sequence ATGCTTAGATCAATTGACTCAGGAGAAGTTTACAATACGTTCAATGAGTTGAAGAATAAGGCTCTGAGAAACGAACCGAAATGCGTCCAAGTTGGGGATGAGTTGAAAGAAATTCCTTCTCCTTTCCCATCACCGAAAGATTGGCGAGATGTGTGGATTTACTTTATTATGGTAGACCGCTTTAATAACCCATCGTGTGAGCCTAAAAGTGCTTGGAATGCTTTTGATGGTGATAGTTTTTTAGGTGAAAAAGGTTTGGTTTTCCAAGGTGGTACTTTTGAAGGTATCCGTCAGCAATTAGACTATTTACAAAAATTAGGTGTGGGAGCAATTTGGCTAACTCCTCCTTTCAAAAATTGTCAGTATAAACCTACCTACCACGGCTATGGGATTCAAGATTTTTTACAAATTGATCCGCGATTCGCTACCAACAAAGAAAATCCAGAAGAGGAATTACAAGCACTAATTGATGAGGCTCATGCACGCGGGATTTATGTAATTTTTGATATTGTACTTAACCATGTCGGTAATGTTTTCAGCTATTTCATTGATAGCAAAGATGTTAAATCACCTCAATTCATTGATGAACCGAATAATCCTTATAATATTAATTGGCATGACAAAGAGGGAAAACCGCAATGGATGAATGCACCCGTTGACGAATTTTCTAACCTTGACTCTAATGCAGCAGTATGGCCTCAAGAACTTTGCAAGAATGAGTTTTTCCGCAGGAGAGGAACTAGAGGTGATACTGAAAAAGGTGGCGATTTTAGCGATTTGCGGGAGCTAATTACTGATATTCCAGAAGTACGTAATATCTTAATCAGGATTCATCAATATTTAATTGCCCAGTTCGATATTGACGGATTTCGCATTGATACGTTGAGGTTTATTGAGCCAGAATTCGCCAGAATTTTTGGTAATGCGATGCACGAATTTGCTTTAAGTATTGGTAAGAAAAATTTATTCTCTTTTGGTGAGATATGGGCTGAAGAAAATAATACAGAGGAGAAAATTAGACACTTTATTGGTCGCAATGCAACTGAACCCGGTGATTTATTAGGTATTGATGCGGCGCTTGATTTTCCTTTGTTCTTCCAACTTCCCCATGCGTTGAAAGGCGCGAAAGCACCAAAAGCAGTAGTTGATGTGTATGAAAGACGTAAGGAAAGTCTGCGTGGTATTATCAGTTCGCATGGAGATGTCAGCAAATTTTTGGTGACATTCCTTGATAACCATGATTTGAAGAGTCGCTTTTATTACAGTGACCCTGAAAATCCTCAGAAATTTGATGACCAAGTAACTTTAGCTATTACCTGTTTGTTTGCTTTACAAGGGATACCCTGCATATACTACGGCACAGAACAGGGACTCAATGGTTCTGTTCCAGACAATACCGACTTTGGTGATCTCGTAGTTCGTCAAGCTTTATGGGGTAAACCAGAAGGCGGCTTCAATCGTGACCACTCTTTCTATAAAGCAATTGCAGAAGTATCTGAATACCGCAAGACCCACCCTGCGCTGCGCTATGGTCGGCAGTATTTTCGTCCTATATCAGGCGATCGCATTAATTATGGCATTTCACCCTACAATTCTGGTGTCCTGGCGTTCTCACGCATCCTGAATGAGACAGAAGTAGTTGTGGTAGCAAATACGAACACAGAACTTACTCAGTCTGTTTATGTAATAGTTGATGACAATCTCCATTCTGAAAACCCTACTTTCAAAATTTTATTTAGCAATAAATCTAGGGATAACAGTATTCAACCCAAAAAAGTTGAAGAACAGCACGGTGTCAACATCACAGAAGTTAATGGTCACAAAAATTATGGGCCAGTACGAGTGATGAAAGTAACTCTCCAACCGATGGAAGTACAAATCTTAGTGAAATAG
- the bioF gene encoding 8-amino-7-oxononanoate synthase, with product MPQDPYSWIEASLATIHKANWYRCVQTIDGRPGATVLLSGEEVINFASNDYLGLAGDERLIKAAIYATEKMGTGSTGSRLISGHRELHRELEQAIASWKQTEDAIVFSSGYLANLGAIAALVGKRDLILSDQYNHSSLKNGAVLSGAEILEYPHCDMETLKTQLSQQRQNYRRCLIITDSVFSMDGDLCPLPELLDIAEDFSCMLLIDEAHSTAVLGKTGAGCVEHFHSTGRILIQIGTLSKALGSLGGYVAGSANLIDYLRNRAPSWIYTTALSPADTAAALAAIKIVQQEPQRLMQLWRNVDYLKQLIKEQLPHLKLLPTESPILCLQLPSAADALRVGKQLRNHGIFAPAIRPPTVPTSRIRISVMATHEAAHIEKLVSVLSKILYRTPI from the coding sequence ATGCCCCAAGACCCTTACAGTTGGATAGAAGCATCTCTAGCAACTATTCACAAAGCTAACTGGTATCGCTGTGTACAGACAATCGATGGTCGCCCCGGTGCTACTGTGCTTTTGTCTGGGGAAGAGGTAATTAATTTTGCCAGTAATGACTATTTGGGATTGGCTGGGGATGAACGCTTGATTAAAGCGGCAATTTATGCTACTGAAAAAATGGGAACTGGTAGCACTGGTTCTCGATTAATCAGTGGACATCGGGAATTACATCGGGAATTGGAACAGGCGATCGCATCTTGGAAACAAACCGAAGATGCGATAGTATTTAGTTCTGGGTATTTAGCAAATTTAGGTGCGATCGCTGCTTTAGTTGGTAAGCGTGATTTAATTTTATCTGACCAGTACAATCATTCCAGTCTGAAAAATGGGGCAGTTCTGAGCGGTGCAGAAATCCTAGAATATCCCCACTGTGATATGGAAACGCTAAAAACTCAACTGAGTCAGCAACGCCAAAACTACAGACGTTGTTTAATAATTACTGATAGCGTCTTCAGTATGGATGGTGATTTATGTCCATTACCAGAATTATTAGATATAGCAGAAGATTTTAGCTGTATGCTGCTCATCGATGAAGCCCATAGTACTGCCGTACTAGGAAAAACTGGTGCAGGATGCGTAGAACATTTTCACAGCACAGGTAGGATCTTAATTCAAATTGGCACATTAAGTAAAGCCTTGGGTAGTTTAGGCGGCTATGTAGCGGGAAGCGCCAACCTCATAGATTATTTACGAAATCGCGCCCCCAGTTGGATTTACACCACCGCACTTTCACCCGCAGACACCGCCGCAGCTTTAGCAGCAATTAAGATAGTGCAACAAGAACCGCAACGTCTGATGCAACTATGGCGAAATGTGGATTATTTAAAACAGTTAATTAAAGAACAATTACCCCACCTGAAATTATTACCTACAGAATCACCCATACTATGTTTACAGTTACCCAGTGCAGCAGATGCGCTCAGAGTTGGTAAACAGTTAAGAAATCACGGTATTTTTGCCCCAGCTATTCGTCCCCCCACAGTTCCTACAAGTCGGATACGGATATCTGTGATGGCTACTCATGAAGCCGCACATATTGAAAAATTGGTATCAGTTCTCAGTAAGATTTTATATAGGACTCCTATTTGA
- the ruvA gene encoding Holliday junction branch migration protein RuvA produces MISYLKGIVAGIQTIGGGRMMLTLEVNNLGYDLQVPQRLAKQLPESGGVTQIFTHLQIRDEVPFLYGFASPAERDLFRQLLSVSGIGTACAIALLDTLEVPDLVQAIIAANTQILIQAPGVGKKTAERICLELKTKLVEWRKSAGFFVATGGPAPGILEEVQMTLFALGYTADEVSHALHVVSEDIGLTKDAYVEDWIKQAIAHLSSSQEVTH; encoded by the coding sequence ATGATTAGCTATCTCAAAGGGATTGTCGCTGGTATTCAAACAATTGGCGGGGGTCGCATGATGTTGACTCTTGAAGTGAATAATTTGGGGTATGATTTGCAAGTTCCGCAACGCCTGGCAAAACAGTTGCCAGAATCGGGCGGAGTGACACAAATTTTTACCCATCTGCAAATTCGTGATGAAGTGCCGTTTCTCTACGGCTTTGCTTCACCCGCAGAACGGGATTTGTTTCGCCAATTGCTGAGTGTGAGTGGTATTGGTACGGCTTGTGCGATCGCACTCTTGGACACTTTGGAAGTTCCAGATTTAGTCCAAGCCATTATCGCTGCCAATACCCAAATCTTAATTCAAGCCCCTGGTGTGGGCAAAAAGACCGCAGAGCGTATCTGTTTGGAACTGAAAACCAAGTTAGTCGAGTGGCGCAAATCAGCCGGTTTCTTCGTCGCTACAGGCGGTCCCGCACCAGGGATTTTAGAGGAAGTGCAAATGACTCTTTTCGCTTTGGGATATACCGCCGATGAAGTTAGTCATGCTTTACACGTAGTCAGTGAGGATATTGGACTCACAAAAGACGCTTATGTGGAAGATTGGATTAAACAGGCGATCGCGCATCTGAGCAGCAGCCAAGAAGTGACTCATTAG
- a CDS encoding sucrose-phosphate phosphatase: MKPFLFVSDLDNTFVGDDKALGALTKSLSQHRQEYGSKIVYATGRSPILYRELQKEKNLMEPDALVLSVGTEIYLDGKDTPDAGWSEILSSGWDSELVLKIAQSFPELELQPDSEQRAFKVSFFLHQEVAANVLPQLEAELLKSKLNIKLIYSSGIDLDIVPLTSDKGQAMQFLRQKWSFAAEQTVVCGDSGNDIALFAVGEERGIIVGNARPELLQWHNEYPANYRYLAQAVCAGGILEGLKYFGFLE, translated from the coding sequence ATGAAACCATTTCTTTTTGTCTCTGACTTGGATAACACCTTCGTGGGTGATGACAAGGCTTTAGGCGCACTGACAAAATCACTGAGTCAACATCGTCAAGAATACGGCTCTAAGATTGTTTATGCTACAGGGCGATCGCCTATACTTTACCGCGAACTCCAAAAAGAAAAAAATCTCATGGAACCGGATGCTTTAGTTCTGTCTGTGGGGACGGAAATTTATCTCGATGGTAAGGATACCCCCGATGCGGGTTGGTCAGAAATCCTCTCCTCTGGTTGGGATAGTGAATTGGTATTAAAAATTGCTCAGTCTTTTCCAGAGTTGGAACTGCAACCAGATTCAGAACAACGGGCTTTTAAAGTCAGTTTTTTCTTGCATCAAGAAGTAGCAGCAAATGTTTTACCGCAACTAGAGGCAGAGTTACTCAAATCTAAATTAAATATAAAATTAATCTATAGTAGCGGTATTGACCTTGACATTGTGCCTCTTACCAGCGATAAAGGTCAGGCAATGCAGTTTCTCCGTCAAAAGTGGAGCTTTGCAGCAGAACAAACAGTTGTCTGCGGTGATTCAGGTAATGATATTGCTTTATTCGCTGTCGGCGAGGAACGGGGAATCATAGTCGGGAATGCACGTCCAGAGTTACTCCAGTGGCACAACGAGTATCCCGCTAACTATCGTTACCTGGCACAAGCTGTTTGTGCTGGTGGAATTCTCGAAGGGTTAAAATATTTTGGTTTCTTAGAATGA